One genomic region from Prunus persica cultivar Lovell chromosome G3, Prunus_persica_NCBIv2, whole genome shotgun sequence encodes:
- the LOC18784417 gene encoding uncharacterized protein LOC18784417 isoform X3, with protein MAATCCFSPCIPTQKSGPAIRPFSRVLRLKHCQVSVKIKSSTLKIRCSLREEVFEDRSNGIICYKDDRGEIICEGFDEGPRYYHQQNPRTGCQPSSAETLRSLIYFNNKGGLILSQTQN; from the exons ATGGCTGCAACATGTTGCTTCTCCCCTTGTATCCCAACCCAAAAATCTGGTCCAGCAATAAGGCCTTTCAGCAGAGTTTTGAGGCTCAAACACTGTCAAGTTTCTGTCAAGATCAAAAGCTCTACACTCAAGATCAGATGCTCCTTGAGAGAAGAg GTTTTTGAGGATCGGTCCAATGGAATTATTTGCTACAAAGATGACAGAGGTGAAATAATTTGTGAAGGATTTGATGAGGGTCCTAGATATTATCACCAACAGAATCCAAGAACAGGTTGTCAACCCAG TTCAGCAGAGACGCTGAGATCTTTGATCTACTTCAACAACAAAGGTGGCTTAATTTTATCACAGACACAGAATTGA
- the LOC18784417 gene encoding uncharacterized protein LOC18784417 isoform X1 has translation MAATCCFSPCIPTQKSGPAIRPFSRVLRLKHCQVSVKIKSSTLKIRCSLREEVFEDRSNGIICYKDDRGEIICEGFDEGPRYYHQQNPRTGCQPSRDAEIFDLLQQQRWLNFITDTELNRADKGGVLQEDIKNCNGFNTHR, from the exons ATGGCTGCAACATGTTGCTTCTCCCCTTGTATCCCAACCCAAAAATCTGGTCCAGCAATAAGGCCTTTCAGCAGAGTTTTGAGGCTCAAACACTGTCAAGTTTCTGTCAAGATCAAAAGCTCTACACTCAAGATCAGATGCTCCTTGAGAGAAGAg GTTTTTGAGGATCGGTCCAATGGAATTATTTGCTACAAAGATGACAGAGGTGAAATAATTTGTGAAGGATTTGATGAGGGTCCTAGATATTATCACCAACAGAATCCAAGAACAGGTTGTCAACCCAG CAGAGACGCTGAGATCTTTGATCTACTTCAACAACAAAGGTGGCTTAATTTTATCACAGACACAGAATTGAACCGTGCTGATAAAGGCGGTGTTCTGCAAGAGGACATCAAAAACTGCAATGGCTTCAACACTCACCGCTAA
- the LOC18782761 gene encoding translation initiation factor eIF-2B subunit alpha, whose protein sequence is MWWRSASFILDKQDQERNDAASAFKPESLTLSPPPQSSSMADPSQSPNPKISAYYQTRAAHHGIVTSDWLAQAQAAVGQNPDEQGPIVGEVEAKPGSASGKPFSVIEEFNNWRKQPDLAEAVAAIRALASVIRSSEATTMMELEIELKKASDSLKSWDTTSISLTAGCDLFMRYVTRTSALEYEDFNSAKSRLIERAEKFGEISTKARRIIAVLSQDFIFDGCTILVHGFSRVVLEVLKSAAKSNKLFRVFCTEGRPDRTGLLLSNELAKLDVPVKLLIDSAVAYTMDEVDMVFVGADGVVESGGIINMMGTFQIALVAHSMNKPVYVAAESYKFARLYPLDQKDMAPALRPIDFGVPIPSKVEVERSARDYTPPQYLTLLFTDLGVLTPSVVSDELIQLYL, encoded by the exons ATGTGGTGGAGATCAGCCTCGTTCATTCTCGACAAGCAGGACCAAGAACGAAACGACGCCGCATCGGCCTTCAAACCCGAGTCCCTCACTCTCTCCCCGCCACCACAGTCCTCATCCATGGCCGACCCCTCGCAAAGCCCTAACCCTAAGATCTCGGCCTACTATCAGACCCGGGCGGCCCACCACGGTATCGTCACAAGCGACTGGCTGGCCCAGGCTCAAGCCGCCGTCGGCCAGAACCCCGACGAACAAGGTCCAATCGTCGGCGAGGTTGAAGCCAAGCCCGGTTCTGCTTCCGGCAAGCCCTTCAGCGTCATCGAGGAGTTCAATAACTGGAGAAAGCAGCCCGATTTGGCCGAGGCCGTGGCGGCGATTCGGGCCTTGGCGTCTGTGATTCGGTCCAGTGAGGCCACCACGATGATGGAGCTCGAAATTGAGCTCAAGAAGGCCTCTGACTCTCTTAAA TCATGGGACACGACCTCCATTTCTTTGACTGCTGGATGTGACCTGTTTATGCGATATGTTACTCGAACTTCGGCTTTAGAGTATGAAGATTTCAACTCAGCCAAGTCCCGTTTGATTGAACGTGCAGAGAAGTTTGGGGAGATATCTACTAAG GCCCGCAGAATCATAGCTGTGCTTAGTCAAGACTTTATATTTGATGGTTGCACCATCTTGGTTCACGGTTTCTCCAGAGTTGTTCTAGAAGTACTGAAGAGCGCGGCCAAGAGCAATAAACTCTTTCGAGTTTTCTGCAcag AGGGAAGACCAGACAGAACAGGATTACTTTTATCAAATGAGTTGGCCAAGCTTGATGTTCCTGTGAAGCTCCTAATAGACTCTGCAGTGGCATATACCATGGATGAGGTTGACATGGTATTTGTTGGGGCAGATGGAGTGGTTGAAAGTGGAGGTATTATCAATATGATGGGAACATTTCAAATTGCCTTGGTGGCACACAGCATGAACAAACCGGTTTATGTGGCTGCTGAAAGCTACAAG TTTGCTCGCCTCTATCCATTGGACCAGAAAGACATGGCCCCTGCATTACGCCCCATAGATTTTGGGGTACCCATTCCATCCAAGGTTGAGGTTGAAAGGTCTGCTCGTGATTATACGCCTCCGCAATATCTTAC
- the LOC18781849 gene encoding 1-phosphatidylinositol-3-phosphate 5-kinase FAB1B → MAAPNKVFSHFISMLKSLIPWRSEPANVSRDFWMPDGSCRVCYECDAQFTVFNRKHHCRLCGRVFCAKCTGNSIPAPSGDPRTDREDREKIRVCNYCYKQREQGIAIPDNGISINNIDLSTSPSETSFVSFKSCCTASSSSFTLNSMPYSAGPCQRHQDSPGFSPCQSSLMSSSTEKQSKFASWRSNDFVADIGDPSTNHYEISTTRSDDDDVEYGVYQSDSKNYPNANDYFSHIEFDEMSNDDGSNKVHPDGENIDAKNLSSSSLLHSFDSQSLEEIPQLGKKEDEHDTGDECEASSSLYSPGDVDAEPVDFENNGLLWLPPEPEDEEDERETVLVDDDDDGDATGEWGRLRASSSFGSGEYRNRDRSGEEHKRAMKNVVDGHFRALVAQLLQVENLPIGQEGESEGWLEIITSLSWEAATLLKPDMSKGGGMDPGGYVKVKCIASGSRCDSMVVKGVVCKKNVAHRRMTSKIEKPRFMILGGALEYQRVSNLLSSFDTLLQQEMDHLKMAVAKIDAHHPDVLLVEKSVSRYAQEYLLAKDISLVLNIKRPLLERIARCTGAQIVPSIDHLSSQKLGYCDLFHVERFLEDLGSAGQGGKKLVKTLMYFEGCPKPLGCTILLRGANGDELKKVKHVVQYGIFAAYHLGLETSFLADEGASLPELPLNSPITVALPDKASSIERSISTVPGFSVAVNGQSPGVQPHNEPRRSNSVPVSDLNSAINSIQPCVLSGRTSLPTHPTSRFTNSTALYSAASGNVSDSYHNSLSPYHIFDGQNEMGSKESSVVKASAIKNGSDMMSNHLIVNSMRPLEALGQGILANTQNDQGIGNQLGSSDNSLLHQDGNTQVEDPEPMNEEFPPSPSDHQSILVSLSSRCVWKGTVCERSHLFRIKYYGSFDKPLGRFLRDHLFDLSYQCHSCEMPSEAHVHCYTHRQGTLTISVKKLPEILLPGEKEGRIWMWHRCLRCPRINGFPPATRRIVMSDAAWGLSFGKFLELSFSNHAAASRVASCGHSLHRDCLRFYGFGKMVACFRYASIDVHSVYLPPAKLDFNYEKQEWIQKETDEVVERAELLFSEVLNALRQIAEKRSGSGSHTSGMVTPESRHQIVELEGMLQKEKVEFEELLQKTLNREARKGQPVIDILEINRLRRQLLFQSYMWDHRLIYAANLDNNSLQDGLNSSVPDERKPVVNNGNIADMNVAIKPGKCYNSCDSFLVDAMLNKEFDHGGDFDSTADTDMVYKGRDIGQDSNNEKEDEANLPGEVSICDQSEPLKPRTSMRKTLSDGQFPIMDLSDTLDTAWTGENQSGIGIAKDNTCAVPVLAMADSNASPVKEGLNLDHAEYQNGPKVAHSVSPALSTKGSENMEDSVSWLKMPFLNFYRGFNKNFLSAAQKLDTLGEYNPVYVSSFRELELEGGARLLLPVGVNDTVVPVYDDEPTSLIAYALVSPDYHLQTSDEGDASFSDSLTMQSHHPDDDTASESHRSFGSTEESILSLSGSRNSLGLDPLSYTKALHARVSFGDDGPLGKVKYSVTCYYANRFEALRRICCPSELDFVRSLSRCKKWGAQGGKSNVFFAKTSDDRFIIKQVTKTELESFIKFAPGYFKYLSESIGTGSPTCLAKILGIYQVTSKHLKGGKESKTDVLVMENLLFGRNVTRLYDLKGSSRSRYNPDSSGSNKVLLDQNLIEAMPTSPIFVGNKAKRLLERAVWNDTAFLASIDVMDYSLLVGVDEEKHELVLGIIDFMRQYTWDKHLETWVKASGILGGPKNASPTVISPKQYKKRFRKAMTTYFLMVPDQWSPPSIVPSTSHSDFGEDAHGGNSVE, encoded by the exons ATGGCTGCGCCCAACAAGGTATTCTCTCATTTCATTTCCATGCTGAAATCGTTGATCCCTTGGCGTTCAGAGCCAGCAAATGTTTCGAGGGATTTTTGGATGCCTGATGGTAGCTGTAGGGTATGCTATGAGTGTGATGCACAGTTCACTGTATTTAACCGTAAACATCATTGTCGACTTTGTGGAAGAGTTTTCTGTGCTAAGTGTACAGGAAACTCAATTCCTGCCCCTTCTGGTGACCCAAGGACAGATCGGGAAGATCGGGAGAAGATTCGTGTATGCAATTATTGTTACAAGCAACGGGAGCAAGGCATAGCTATTCCTGATAATGGAATCTCAATTAACAACATAGATCTTAGCACATCACCATCAGAAACAAGTTTTGTTAGCTTTAAGTCTTGCTGCACTGCTAGCAGTAGTAGCTTCACTCTTAACTCAATGCCATATTCAGCTGGACCATGTCAACGACACCAAGATAGTCCGGGTTTTAGCCCGTGTCAATCATCTCTAATGAGTAGTAGCACAGAAAAGCAAAGCAAATTCGCATCCTGGAGAAGCAATGATTTTGTAGCAGATATAGGAGATCCATCGACAAACCATTATGAAATTTCAACAACCCG gagtgatgatgatgatgttgagtATGGTGTATATCAGTCAGATTCGAAGAATTATCCTAATGCCAATGACTACTTTAGTCACATTGAGTTTGATGAGATGAGCAATGACGATGGATCAAATAAGGTGCATCCTGATGGTGAGAATATTGATGCAAAGAATTTAAGCAGCTCCTCATTACTTCACAGTTTTGACTCACAGAGTTTGGAGGAAATCCCACAGcttggaaaaaaagaagatgagcATGATACTGGTGATGAATGTGAGGCATCTTCCTCATTATATTCTCCAGGGGATGTTGATGCAGAACCTGTGGATTTTGAGAACAATGGACTGCTCTGGCTCCCCCCCGAaccagaagatgaagaagatgaaagggAAACTGTTTtggttgatgatgatgatgatggtgatgctACAGGAGAGTGGGGGCGTTTACGTGCATCAAGCAGTTTTGGAAGTGGGGAGTATCGCAATAGGGACCGGTCAGGTGAGGAGCACAAGAGGGCCATGAAGAATGTGGTTGATGGACACTTTAGGGCTTTGGTAGCTCAGCTATTGCAGGTTGAGAACCTTCCTATCGGCCAGGAAGGAGAAAGTGAAGGTTGGCTGGAGATCATTACATCTCTGTCTTGGGAGGCTGCTACACTATTAAAGCCAGATATGAGCAAAGGTGGAGGGATGGATCCAGGTGGTTATGTAAAAGTTAAATGCATAGCTTCTGGATCTCGATGCGATAG TATGGTGGTCAAAGGAGTTGTGTGTAAGAAAAATGTGGCTCATCGACGAATGACATCAAAAATAGAGAAACCTCGGTTTATGATCCTTGGTGGCGCTCTTGAGTACCAGCGTGTGTCTAACCTCTTGTCAAGTTTTGATACTCTGTTGCAGCAG GAGATGGACCACTTAAAAATGGCAGTAGCAAAGATCGATGCACACCACCCAGATGTCCTTCTTGTAGAGAAATCAGTTTCTCGATATGCTCAGGAATATCTTCTTGCAAAAGACATATCACTTGTTCTGAATATCAAGAGGCCACTTTTAGAGCGCATAGCTCGCTGCACAGGTGCTCAAATTGTGCCGTCAATTGATCATCTCTCATCACAAAAGTTGGGCTACTGTGATTTATTTCATGTGGAGAGGTTCCTGGAAGATCTTGGTTCCGCCGGTCAGGGTGGGAAAAAACTGGTGAAGACATTGATGTATTTTGAAGGCTGCCCGAAGCCATTGGGTTGTACG ATTTTACTTAGAGGTGCTAATGGGGATGAGTTGAAAAAAGTGAAGCATGTGGTTCAGTATGGGATTTTCGCGGCATATCACTTGGGTTTGGAGACATCCTTCCTTGCTGATGAAGGAGCTTCTCTGCCGGAGCTCCCATTAAATTCTCCAATAACTGTGGCACTTCCAGATAAAGCATCAAGCATTGAGAGGTCCATCTCAACAGTACCTGGTTTTAGTGTTGCTGTCAATGGACAGTCTCCGGGAGTTCAACCTCACAATGAGCCACGAAGATCCAACAGTGTCCCAGTTTCAGATTTGAATTCAGCCATTAACAGTATACAGCCTTGTGTACTTAGTGGTCGTACCTCTCTACCCACGCATCCCACTTCACGTTTCACCAATTCTACTGCTTTATACTCTGCCGCGTCTGGGAATGTTTCAGATTCTTATCATAATAGTCTTTCTCCTTACCACATATTTGATGGTCAAAATGAAATGGGTTCTAAAGAATCTTCGGTGGTGAAAGCTTCTGCAATAAAAAATGGCTCTGATATGATGTCTAATCATCTCATTGTCAATAGCATGAGGCCTTTAGAGGCTTTGGGACAAGGTATCTTGGCCAACACCCAAAATGATCAAGGTATTGGAAATCAACTAGGTAGTTCAGACAATTCATTGCTTCATCAAGATGGTAATACCCAGGTTGAGGACCCAGAACCTATGAATGAAGAGTTTCCTCCGTCACCTTCTGACCATCAGAGCATTTTGGTTTCCTTGTCATCCCGGTGCGTGTGGAAGGGGACTGTCTGTGAGAGGTCTCATCTGTTTCGAATAAAATACTATGGCAGTTTTGATAAACCTTTAGGACGGTTTTTACGGGACCATTTATTTGATCTG AGTTATCAATGCCATTCTTGCGAGATGCCATCAGAAGCACATGTTCATTGTTATACTCATCGACAGGGTACACTTACTATATCTGTTAAGAAGCTACCGGAAATTCTCTTACCAGGTGAGAAGGAAGGAAGGATCTGGATGTGGCACAGATGCTTGAGGTGTCCAAGGATCAATGGATTCCCTCCGGCTACTCGCAGAATAGTGATGTCTGATGCTGCATGGGGTTTATCATTTGGGAAGTTTCTGGAGCTCAGTTTTTCAAACCATGCGGCTGCAAGCAGGGTGGCGAGCTGTGGCCATTCTTTACATAGAGATTGTCTTCGTTTCTATGG ATTTGGGAAAATGGTTGCTTGCTTTCGGTATGCATCAATTGATGTTCATTCTGTCTACCTTCCACCTGCCAAActggatttcaattatgagaAGCAAGAATGGatacaaaaagaaacagatGAG GTTGTTGAACGGGCAGAGCTTCTTTTTTCTGAAGTACTTAATGCTCTTCGTCAAATTGCGGAGAAAAGATCTGGTTCAGGGTCACATACTAGTGGCATGGTAACACCTGAATCAAGACACCAAATTGTGGAACTGGAAGGAATGTTACAAAAGGAGAAGGTGGAATTTGAG GAATTACTCCAAAAAACTTTGAACAGGGAAGCTAGAAAGGGACAACCTGTTATTGACATTCTGGAGATCAATCGATTGCGAAGGCAGTTACTTTTCCAATCTTATATGTGGGACCACCGCTTGATTTATGCAGCCAATTTAGATAACAACAGCCTCCAGGATGGTTTGAACAGCTCAGTTCCCGATGAGCGGAAACCTGTGGTTAATAATGGAAATATTGCCGATATGAATGTGGCAATAAAGCCAGGGAAATGTTATAATAGTTGTGATTCCTTTCTAGTGGATGCAATGCTTAACAAAGAATTTGACCATGGGGGAGACTTTGATAGCACTGCCGATACTGACATGGTTTACAAAGGGAGAGACATTGGTCAAGAttcaaataatgaaaaagaagatgaagctaATCTCCCTGGTGAAGTGAGCATCTGTGATCAATCTGAACCTTTGAAACCAAGGACAAGTATGCGTAAGACTCTCTCTGATGGCCAGTTTCCTATAATGGATTTGTCAGATACCCTTGACACGGCATGGACCGGTGAAAATCAAAGTGGAATTGGAATAGCAAAGGACAATACCTGTGCAGTTCCTGTTTTAGCAATGGCAGATTCAAATGCCTCTCCAGTGAAAGAGGGATTAAATTTAGACCATGCAGAATACCAGAATGGTCCCAAGGTTGCCCATTCTGTTTCACCTGCATTGTCGACCAAGGGGTCTGAGAATATGGAAGACTCTGTAAGCTGGTTAAAAATGCcctttttaaatttctatCGTGGGTtcaataagaattttttatcTGCTGCTCAGAAGCTTGACACACTTGGTGAATACAATCCAGTCTATGTTTCATCCTTTCGGGAGTTGGAACTGGAAGGTGGGGCAAGGCTGCTTCTTCCCGTGGGTGTTAATGATACTGTTGTCCCTGTATATGATGATGAGCCCACAAGTCTTATAGCTTATGCCCTCGTATCACCAGATTATCATTTGCAAACAAGTGATGAGGGGGATGCTAGTTTTTCTGATTCACTGACTATGCAGTCACACCATCCTGATGATGACACGGCTTCTGAATCTCATCGAAGCTTCGGGTCTACTGAGGAAAGCATTTTATCTTTATCTGGATCTCGTAACTCCCTGGGTTTGGATCCGCTTTCGTATACAAAGGCTTTGCATGCAAGAGTTTCCTTTGGAGATGATGGCCCACTTGGTAAGGTTAAATACTCTGTGACATGTTACTATGCGAATCGTTTTGAAGCCTTAAGGAGGATTTGTTGTCCTTCTGAGCTTGACTTTGTAAGATCCCTTAGTCGTTGTAAAAAGTGGGGAGCCCAAGGTGGGAAGAGCAATGTCTTTTTTGCTAAAACCTCGGATGACCGGTTTATCATCAAACAAGTCACCAAGACAGAGCTGGAATCTTTCATAAAATTCGCACCGGGATATTTCAAGTACCTATCTGAATCAATTGGCACAGGAAGTCCAACATGCCTAGCAAAGATTCTGGGGATATATCAG GTTACATCAAAGCATCTTAAGGGAGGGAAAGAATCAAAGACAGATGTTTTGGTTATGGAGAATCTTCTGTTTGGAAGGAATGTGACACGGCTCTATGATCTCAAAGGATCTTCACGGTCTCGTTACAATCCTGATTCTAGTGGGAGCAACAAAGTTCTGCTGGATCAGAACTTGATTGAAGCAATGCCGACATCTCCAATATTTGTGGGAAACAAGGCAAAGCGTTTGTTGGAGAGAGCTGTCTGGAATGACACAGCTTTTCTTGCT TCAATTGATGTAATGGATTATTCATTACTGGTTGGGGTGGATGAAGAGAAGCATGAGTTAGTACTTGGAATCATTGATTTTATGAGGCAGTACACGTGGGATAAGCACCTTGAAACTTGGGTTAAAGCTTCAGGCATCCTTGGTGGACCAAAGAACGCATCTCCAACTGTAATTTCACCGAAGCAATACAAGAAAAGGTTTAGGAAAGCAATGACAACCTACTTTTTGATGGTTCCAGATCAGTGGTCTCCTCCCTCTATTGTTCCAAGTACATCCCATTCTGATTTCGGCGAAGATGCACATGGTGGTAATTCGGTTGAATGA
- the LOC18784417 gene encoding uncharacterized protein LOC18784417 isoform X2 encodes MAATCCFSPCIPTQKSGPAIRPFSRVLRLKHCQVSVKIKSSTLKIRCSLREEVFEDRSNGIICYKDDRGEIICEGFDEGPRYYHQQNPRTGCQPRDAEIFDLLQQQRWLNFITDTELNRADKGGVLQEDIKNCNGFNTHR; translated from the exons ATGGCTGCAACATGTTGCTTCTCCCCTTGTATCCCAACCCAAAAATCTGGTCCAGCAATAAGGCCTTTCAGCAGAGTTTTGAGGCTCAAACACTGTCAAGTTTCTGTCAAGATCAAAAGCTCTACACTCAAGATCAGATGCTCCTTGAGAGAAGAg GTTTTTGAGGATCGGTCCAATGGAATTATTTGCTACAAAGATGACAGAGGTGAAATAATTTGTGAAGGATTTGATGAGGGTCCTAGATATTATCACCAACAGAATCCAAGAACAGGTTGTCAACCCAG AGACGCTGAGATCTTTGATCTACTTCAACAACAAAGGTGGCTTAATTTTATCACAGACACAGAATTGAACCGTGCTGATAAAGGCGGTGTTCTGCAAGAGGACATCAAAAACTGCAATGGCTTCAACACTCACCGCTAA
- the LOC18781624 gene encoding protein LURP-one-related 11, giving the protein MGKVHPQAPFSSSPTEYFTSKQETFTIWMKSLILNGYGCTVFDSNGRIVYRVDNYDCKCRGKVYLMDLKGKILFTILRKKFRLLGLWEGYRSTGKEANPDRPGFQVRQRFRLCRGRSQCRVIVGQEKNQTQQYRIESLSSKSSYKILDKSGRPVAEVKRKQSACGVVLGEDVLTVVVEPFIDHSLIVGLLVVYGLINRKM; this is encoded by the exons ATGGGGAAGGTTCACCCTCAGGCCCCATTTTCCTCTTCCCCAACTGAATACTTCActtcaaaacaagaaacattCACCATATGGATGAAGTCTCTCATACTGAACGGCTATGGTTGCACTGTCTTCGATTCGAACGGTCGAATTGTGTATCGTGTAGACAACTATGACTGCAAATGCAGAGGTAAAGTTTATCTTATGGATTTGAAAGGCAAAATCCTATTCACCATTCTGAGAAAG AAATTCAGATTGCTTGGTCTTTGGGAGGGCTACAGATCCACAGGTAAAGAGGCCAACCCAGACAGGCCTGGTTTTCAAGTTAGACAAAGATTTAGGTTGTGTAGAGGGAGGTCACAGTGTAGGGTTATTGTAGGGCAAGAGAAGAACCAAACACAGCAATACAGAATAGAAAGCTTGAGCAGCAAGTCATCCTACAAGATACTAGACAAGTCTGGAAGACCAGTTGCAGag GTAAAGAGAAAGCAATCAGCATGTGGAGTGGTTCTTGGAGAAGATGTTTTGACAGTGGTGGTAGAGCCCTTCATAGATCACAGTCTCATCGTGGGGCTTCTTGTTGTGTATGGTCTCATCAACCGTAAAATGTGA